In Candidatus Binatia bacterium, one DNA window encodes the following:
- the lptC gene encoding LPS export ABC transporter periplasmic protein LptC, translating into MQRSHVRLALIVAVMLALAGLGFVLGRTLVAQQVAEAPPPPDLEPDVSQRMKEFRRVKVKDGRKVWELTAREAEYFASKGEVVVEEPKLAFFTDDGRNVAVTGHQGKIQLDGGNVKQIELDGGIDVTVGEYFLQTDRAIYVESLNAIVAPGDVSLTSPEISLAGNTMVLDIPSQRVLFAKGVTTTFQGEKGDGPDGKIQQPAAAVPQAARVAAVVVP; encoded by the coding sequence GTGCAGCGAAGCCACGTCAGGCTGGCGTTGATCGTCGCGGTGATGCTGGCGCTCGCCGGCCTGGGCTTCGTCCTCGGCCGCACGCTCGTCGCCCAGCAGGTCGCCGAAGCCCCGCCGCCACCCGATCTCGAGCCCGACGTATCGCAGCGGATGAAGGAGTTCCGGCGCGTCAAGGTCAAGGATGGGCGGAAGGTGTGGGAGCTGACGGCCCGCGAGGCCGAGTACTTCGCCAGCAAGGGTGAGGTCGTGGTCGAGGAGCCGAAGCTCGCCTTCTTCACCGACGACGGGCGCAACGTCGCGGTGACCGGCCACCAGGGCAAGATCCAGCTCGACGGCGGCAACGTGAAGCAGATCGAGCTCGACGGTGGGATCGACGTCACCGTGGGGGAGTATTTCCTTCAGACCGACCGGGCGATCTACGTCGAGAGCCTCAACGCGATCGTCGCGCCGGGCGACGTGAGCCTCACGAGCCCGGAGATCTCGCTCGCCGGAAACACGATGGTGCTCGACATCCCGTCGCAGCGTGTTCTCTTTGCGAAAGGAGTGACCACGACCTTTCAGGGCGAGAAGGGCGACGGCCCGGACGGCAAGATCCAGCAGCCGGCGGCCGCGGTGCCGCAGGCGGCGCGGGTCGCAGCGGTGGTGGTGCCATGA
- a CDS encoding LLM class flavin-dependent oxidoreductase yields MAGRIAASLPAPPDMKMSQRVAQRAEELGYESLWIADVGGPDPFVVAAAAAAVTSRVRIGTAVIPAYTRTPPVIAGAAASCAELAPGRFILGIGASSENIVQNWSGIPFRRPLTRVRETVTTVRQILAGERTNFSGRTLSSHGYRLLMRTPQPPIPIHVGALMPPMLELAGEIADGVTLNMMPVEVVPRMIEHIRAGAARAGKDPSSLEIVARFQTCVTDDKASARAVLRAAFGPYFATSVYNRFVAWCGFDKEAAEILAGWQAKDRARVAAGVTDDMLDRIGIIGSAEECRERIEAFREAGVTTPMISAFYPDEAVMWRTLEALAPR; encoded by the coding sequence ATGGCGGGACGGATTGCTGCGAGTCTGCCGGCTCCTCCGGACATGAAGATGTCACAGCGTGTCGCGCAGCGCGCGGAGGAGCTCGGCTACGAGAGCCTGTGGATCGCGGACGTCGGCGGACCGGATCCGTTCGTCGTCGCAGCGGCGGCGGCCGCGGTGACGTCGCGCGTGCGCATCGGCACCGCGGTGATTCCCGCCTACACGCGCACGCCGCCGGTGATCGCCGGCGCCGCCGCGTCGTGCGCGGAGCTCGCGCCCGGACGCTTCATCCTCGGCATCGGCGCGTCGAGCGAGAACATCGTGCAGAACTGGAGCGGCATCCCGTTCCGTCGTCCGCTCACGCGCGTGCGCGAGACGGTGACCACGGTGCGTCAGATCCTCGCCGGGGAGCGCACCAACTTCTCCGGCCGCACGCTGTCGTCGCACGGCTACCGCCTGCTGATGCGCACGCCGCAGCCGCCGATCCCGATCCACGTCGGCGCGCTGATGCCGCCGATGCTCGAGCTCGCCGGCGAGATCGCGGACGGCGTGACGCTCAACATGATGCCGGTCGAGGTCGTGCCGCGCATGATCGAGCACATCCGCGCCGGCGCCGCGCGCGCGGGCAAGGATCCCTCCTCGCTCGAGATCGTCGCCCGCTTCCAGACCTGCGTGACCGACGACAAGGCGAGCGCGCGTGCCGTGCTGCGCGCCGCGTTCGGGCCGTACTTCGCGACCTCGGTTTACAACCGCTTCGTCGCCTGGTGCGGCTTCGACAAGGAAGCCGCGGAGATCCTCGCCGGCTGGCAGGCGAAGGACCGCGCGCGCGTCGCCGCCGGCGTGACCGACGACATGCTCGACCGCATCGGCATCATCGGCAGCGCCGAGGAGTGCCGCGAGCGCATCGAGGCCTTCCGCGAGGCCGGCGTGACGACGCCGATGATCTCGGCGTTCTACCCCGACGAGGCGGTCATGTGGCGAACGCTCGAGGCGCTCGCGCCGCGCTGA
- a CDS encoding CTP synthase has protein sequence MAERGSRQGKTKFIFITGGVVSSLGKGLASASIGALLEARGLRVTLIKMDPYINVDPGTMSPFQHGEVFVTDDGAETDLDLGHYERYVSTPMGKMNNFTTGKIYYAVIQKERRGEYLGGTVQVIPHITDEIKSRILAAAEGYDIAIGEIGGTVGDIESLPFLEAIRQFRWDRGKEHVLYVHLTLVPYIATAGEVKTKPTQHSVKELTGLGIQPDILLCRTERPLDPKIKSKIAHFCNVEENAVITARDVSSVYEVPLELHAEGLDERIVEKLNIWTAAPSLGRWRKLVATIKGARERVKVAMVGKYIELSDSYKSLNEALVHGGVANDVGVDIIPIDSERVETEGIVEEIRSADAILVPMGFGPRGTEGKIATVKYARENGVPYLGICFGMQMAVIEFARHVCGLEGANSTEVDPDTPHPVITLMSEQREVVDKGGTMRLGAFPCTLEANSLAARVYGKRKISERHRHRYEFNNEYRELLQKHGLVFSGLSPDGKLVEMIELPNHPWFLASQFHPEFKSRPLDCHPIFKSFIRAAIDHRDRVSGHQPELLSSVAAAGSGR, from the coding sequence ATGGCTGAGCGCGGGTCGAGGCAAGGCAAGACAAAATTCATCTTCATCACCGGCGGCGTGGTGTCGTCGCTCGGCAAGGGGCTCGCGTCGGCGTCGATCGGCGCGCTGCTCGAAGCGCGAGGACTGCGGGTCACGCTGATCAAGATGGACCCGTACATCAACGTCGATCCCGGGACGATGAGCCCCTTCCAGCACGGCGAGGTGTTCGTCACCGACGACGGCGCGGAAACCGACCTCGATCTGGGTCACTACGAGCGATACGTCTCGACGCCGATGGGGAAGATGAACAACTTCACCACCGGCAAGATCTACTACGCCGTGATCCAGAAGGAGCGCCGCGGCGAGTACCTTGGCGGCACGGTGCAGGTGATTCCCCACATCACCGACGAGATCAAGTCGCGCATCCTCGCCGCCGCCGAGGGCTACGACATCGCGATCGGCGAGATCGGCGGCACCGTCGGCGACATCGAGAGCCTGCCGTTCCTCGAGGCGATCCGTCAGTTCCGCTGGGATCGCGGCAAGGAGCACGTGCTGTACGTGCACCTGACGCTCGTCCCCTACATCGCGACCGCCGGCGAGGTGAAGACCAAGCCGACGCAGCACAGCGTCAAGGAGCTCACCGGGCTCGGCATCCAGCCCGACATCCTGCTGTGCCGCACCGAGCGTCCGCTCGACCCGAAGATCAAGTCGAAGATCGCCCACTTCTGCAACGTCGAGGAGAACGCGGTCATCACCGCGCGCGACGTGAGCTCGGTCTACGAGGTGCCGCTCGAGCTGCACGCGGAAGGGCTCGACGAGCGCATCGTCGAGAAGCTCAACATCTGGACCGCGGCGCCGAGCCTCGGCCGCTGGCGCAAGCTGGTCGCGACCATCAAGGGCGCGCGCGAGCGCGTCAAGGTCGCGATGGTCGGCAAGTACATCGAGCTCTCCGACTCCTACAAGAGCCTGAACGAGGCGCTCGTGCACGGCGGCGTCGCGAACGACGTCGGCGTCGACATCATTCCCATCGACTCGGAGCGCGTCGAGACGGAGGGCATCGTCGAGGAGATCCGCTCGGCGGACGCGATCCTCGTGCCGATGGGCTTCGGGCCGCGCGGCACCGAGGGCAAGATCGCGACCGTCAAGTATGCGCGCGAGAACGGCGTGCCGTACCTCGGCATCTGCTTCGGCATGCAAATGGCGGTGATCGAGTTCGCGCGTCACGTCTGCGGCCTCGAGGGCGCCAACTCGACGGAGGTCGATCCCGACACGCCGCACCCGGTGATCACGCTGATGTCCGAGCAGCGCGAGGTGGTCGACAAGGGCGGGACGATGCGCCTCGGCGCCTTCCCGTGCACGCTCGAGGCGAACTCGCTCGCCGCCCGCGTCTACGGCAAGCGCAAGATTTCGGAGCGGCATCGCCACCGCTACGAGTTCAACAACGAGTACCGCGAGCTGCTGCAGAAGCACGGGCTGGTGTTCTCCGGGCTGTCCCCGGACGGCAAGCTGGTCGAGATGATCGAGCTGCCCAACCACCCGTGGTTCCTCGCGAGCCAGTTCCACCCGGAGTTCAAGTCGCGCCCGCTCGACTGCCATCCGATCTTCAAGAGCTTCATCCGCGCGGCGATCGACCATCGCGACCGGGTGTCGGGGCACCAGCCGGAGCTGCTGTCGAGCGTGGCCGCCGCGGGATCCGGAAGGTGA
- a CDS encoding lysophospholipid acyltransferase family protein has protein sequence MARRYRAAYRAGRDRALVALLRGARSMLGALGLERGLRLADRVGALVPRILPEVRELSLEHLALALPELGRDAHERLVRDMFRGHARSVIEIVRMADLAARIDDVVSTEGVEILDEALAAGRGVIAVTGHIGNWELLAAYFGMHGYPVTVIATPVKGERLNAENIALRAQFGVETVLRDGPGASRRILRTLKNGRILAILMDQATRGQAVQVPFFGRPAWTPIGPALLAQRTGARVIGAFIHRLPDGRHRISIRRPELPAATGGDVASRDAWVEAATASFTALIEQEIRRRPDEWVWWHRRWREMPKDRPRDAVVAA, from the coding sequence ATGGCGCGCCGCTATCGCGCGGCATATCGCGCCGGTCGGGACCGCGCGCTGGTCGCGCTGCTGCGCGGCGCGCGCAGCATGCTCGGCGCGCTCGGGCTCGAGCGCGGACTGCGCCTCGCCGACCGCGTCGGGGCGCTCGTGCCGCGCATCCTGCCCGAGGTGCGAGAGCTGTCGCTCGAGCACCTGGCGCTCGCGCTGCCCGAGCTCGGTCGCGACGCGCACGAGCGTCTCGTGCGCGACATGTTCCGCGGCCACGCGCGCTCGGTGATCGAGATCGTGCGGATGGCGGACCTCGCGGCGCGCATCGACGACGTGGTCTCGACCGAGGGCGTGGAGATCCTCGACGAGGCGCTCGCCGCGGGACGCGGCGTGATCGCGGTCACCGGCCACATCGGCAACTGGGAGCTGCTCGCGGCGTACTTCGGGATGCACGGCTACCCGGTGACGGTCATCGCCACGCCGGTGAAGGGCGAGCGGCTCAACGCCGAGAACATCGCGCTGCGCGCGCAGTTCGGGGTCGAGACCGTGCTGCGCGACGGACCGGGGGCGTCGCGTCGGATCCTGCGCACGCTGAAGAACGGCCGCATCCTCGCGATCCTCATGGACCAGGCGACGCGCGGGCAGGCCGTGCAGGTGCCGTTCTTCGGCCGCCCGGCGTGGACTCCGATCGGCCCGGCGCTGCTCGCGCAGCGCACCGGCGCGCGCGTGATCGGCGCCTTCATCCACCGCCTGCCCGACGGCCGCCACCGGATCTCGATCCGACGACCCGAGCTGCCGGCCGCGACCGGCGGCGACGTCGCGTCGCGCGACGCCTGGGTCGAGGCCGCGACCGCGTCCTTCACCGCGCTGATCGAGCAGGAGATCCGCCGCCGGCCCGACGAGTGGGTCTGGTGGCACCGCCGCTGGCGCGAGATGCCGAAAGATCGTCCGCGCGACGCCGTGGTCGCGGCGTAA
- a CDS encoding AraC family transcriptional regulator ligand-binding domain-containing protein: MSLDGAVRVLLAELTTVGLDPRAVCAAEGLPQATLDDGTLAREPRLLARVLERAQRMAAEPLLGLRMAERARGRGVLAYLTRAQRTVGDALEAFARAAARSWGMPDVVQVERGERTAVVRFALGDEVSRHAVEYLVGRTAIALRRDGAPPLRIAFRHAPGVSPRVYEEALRCPVSFRQPATEVVLRATDLARPLRAANPEAAALLRAAIDEAPSASVAAARTSARARLTTAVGDALARGARLDRETLARSLGMSGKTLARRLAAEGVSYRDVVDEVRRTLACRLLANEHGAGAPLPLGEIALRVGFADLAAFGKACRRWFGTSPSAVRAMRRVG; this comes from the coding sequence ATGTCGCTCGACGGCGCGGTGCGCGTGCTGCTCGCGGAGCTCACCACGGTCGGGCTCGATCCGCGCGCGGTGTGCGCCGCGGAGGGCCTGCCGCAGGCGACGCTCGACGACGGGACGCTCGCGCGCGAGCCGCGGCTCCTCGCCCGCGTGCTCGAGCGCGCGCAGCGGATGGCGGCGGAGCCGCTGCTCGGCCTGCGCATGGCCGAGCGCGCGCGTGGCCGCGGCGTGCTCGCCTACCTGACGCGCGCGCAGCGCACGGTCGGCGACGCGCTCGAAGCGTTCGCGCGCGCCGCGGCGCGCTCGTGGGGCATGCCGGACGTCGTGCAGGTCGAGCGTGGCGAGCGCACGGCGGTCGTGCGCTTCGCGCTCGGCGACGAGGTGTCGCGGCACGCGGTCGAGTACCTGGTCGGACGCACCGCGATCGCGCTGCGGCGCGACGGCGCGCCGCCGCTGCGCATCGCGTTTCGCCACGCGCCCGGCGTGTCGCCCCGAGTCTACGAGGAGGCTCTGCGCTGCCCGGTGAGCTTCCGGCAGCCCGCGACCGAGGTCGTGCTGCGCGCGACCGACCTCGCGCGTCCGCTGCGCGCGGCGAACCCCGAGGCGGCGGCGCTGCTTCGCGCGGCGATCGACGAGGCGCCGAGCGCGAGCGTCGCGGCCGCGCGGACGTCGGCGCGGGCGCGGCTCACGACCGCGGTCGGCGACGCGCTCGCGCGCGGCGCGCGCCTCGACCGCGAGACGCTCGCGCGCTCGCTCGGCATGAGCGGCAAGACGCTCGCGCGCCGGCTCGCCGCGGAGGGCGTCTCGTACCGCGACGTCGTCGACGAGGTGCGACGCACGCTCGCGTGCCGTCTGCTCGCGAACGAGCACGGCGCGGGCGCTCCGCTGCCGCTCGGCGAGATCGCGCTGCGCGTCGGCTTCGCCGACCTCGCGGCGTTCGGCAAGGCGTGCCGCCGCTGGTTCGGCACGAGCCCGTCGGCCGTGCGCGCCATGCGCCGCGTGGGGTGA
- the lptB gene encoding LPS export ABC transporter ATP-binding protein yields MTGPGPAVGRARGQAVLRANSLEKSYGRRRVLKSVSVEVHPGEVVGLLGPNGAGKTTTFYCVVGLTRPDSGSVTLGDKELTREPMFRRARHGISYLPQEPSVFRGLTVAQNIEAILETLPLTTEQRRARLEELLEELSISHLANASASSLSGGERRRLEITRALVIAPSFILLDEPFAGIDPIAVIDIQNIIVQLKERGIGVLLTDHNVRETLGICDRAYILNEGTILEEGDPETIAASPKAREIYLGERFRL; encoded by the coding sequence ATGACCGGCCCCGGACCCGCGGTGGGACGCGCGCGCGGACAAGCCGTGCTGCGCGCGAACTCGCTCGAGAAGTCCTACGGACGCCGTCGCGTGCTGAAGTCGGTGTCGGTCGAGGTCCATCCGGGCGAGGTGGTCGGTCTGCTCGGTCCGAACGGCGCCGGCAAGACGACGACCTTCTACTGCGTCGTCGGGCTCACGCGTCCGGACAGCGGCTCGGTGACGCTCGGCGACAAGGAGCTCACGCGCGAGCCGATGTTCCGTCGCGCGCGTCACGGCATCAGCTACCTGCCGCAGGAGCCGTCGGTGTTCCGCGGCCTCACCGTGGCGCAGAACATCGAAGCCATCCTCGAGACGTTGCCGCTCACCACCGAGCAACGTCGCGCGCGCCTCGAGGAGCTGCTCGAAGAGCTGTCGATCTCGCACCTCGCAAACGCCAGCGCGAGCTCGCTGTCGGGCGGCGAGCGGCGACGGCTCGAGATCACGCGCGCGCTGGTGATCGCGCCGTCGTTCATCCTGCTCGACGAGCCGTTCGCCGGGATTGATCCAATTGCCGTGATCGATATTCAGAACATCATCGTGCAGCTCAAAGAGCGAGGCATCGGTGTGCTGCTGACCGATCACAACGTGCGGGAGACGCTCGGCATCTGCGACCGCGCGTACATTCTCAACGAAGGCACGATCCTCGAGGAGGGCGATCCAGAGACCATTGCCGCGAGCCCGAAGGCGCGCGAAATTTATCTGGGCGAGCGGTTCCGCCTCTGA
- the kdsA gene encoding 3-deoxy-8-phosphooctulonate synthase, translating to MSRRVEVGPLSIGGGAPLTIIAGPCVVESRDSALRHAERLAALARELGMPLIFKASYDKANRTSRDSFRGLGRDEGLAILAEVRDATGLPVLTDVHEREDVAAVAQAVDVLQTPAFLCRQTDFIEAVARSGKPVNLKKGQFLSPWEMKHVVEKARATGNEKLLVTERGASFGYQNLVSDMRSLVVLAEAGFPVVFDATHSVQLPGAAGTASGGQREFVPALARAAVAVGVDAVFLEVHEDPPRALSDAATSYPLDQLPGLLRTLRALDAVAREARATGEGA from the coding sequence GTGAGCAGGCGGGTCGAGGTCGGACCGCTCAGCATCGGCGGCGGCGCGCCGCTCACGATCATCGCCGGCCCGTGCGTCGTCGAGAGCCGCGACTCGGCGCTGCGGCACGCCGAGCGTCTCGCCGCGCTCGCGCGCGAGCTGGGCATGCCGCTGATCTTCAAGGCGTCCTACGACAAGGCCAACCGCACGTCGCGTGACTCGTTCCGCGGCCTCGGACGCGACGAGGGCCTCGCGATCCTCGCCGAGGTGCGCGACGCGACCGGTCTGCCGGTGCTCACCGACGTGCACGAGCGCGAGGACGTCGCGGCGGTCGCGCAGGCGGTCGACGTGCTGCAGACCCCGGCCTTTCTCTGTCGCCAGACGGACTTCATCGAGGCCGTGGCGCGCTCGGGCAAGCCCGTCAATCTCAAGAAAGGTCAGTTCCTCTCGCCGTGGGAGATGAAGCACGTCGTCGAGAAGGCGCGCGCGACCGGCAACGAGAAGCTGCTGGTCACCGAGCGCGGCGCGAGCTTCGGCTACCAGAACCTGGTCTCGGACATGCGCTCGCTGGTCGTGCTCGCGGAAGCCGGCTTCCCGGTGGTGTTCGACGCGACGCACAGCGTGCAGCTGCCCGGCGCCGCGGGCACCGCGTCGGGCGGGCAGCGCGAGTTCGTGCCGGCGCTGGCGCGCGCCGCGGTCGCGGTCGGGGTCGACGCCGTGTTCCTCGAGGTGCACGAGGACCCGCCGCGCGCGCTGTCGGACGCGGCGACGTCGTACCCGCTCGACCAGCTGCCGGGGCTGCTGCGCACGCTGCGCGCGCTCGACGCCGTGGCGCGCGAAGCGCGCGCGACGGGGGAGGGCGCGTGA
- a CDS encoding KpsF/GutQ family sugar-phosphate isomerase: MKGRAEPQRDPRATVDADLASARRTLAIEMRALEALAARLGEEFSRAVDVMADCQGKVVVSGLGKSGLICRKIAATLASTGTPALFLHAAEGLHGDIGMLTRGDVLLAVSYSGTTDVVALVPPARRLGLPVIAVCGDLSSPLARAADVVLDVSVAEEACPLGLAPTASTTATLALGDALAIALLERRQFSAEDFGSLHPGGALGRRLMRVDELMHTGDEMPLVPADADMRTALREMSAKRLGLTGVIAPDGALVGIITDGDLRRAIEAHGDLLRFSAGDLMTRSPKTVPAGALAESALALMEQHSITSLFIVEADGRPAGVVHMHDLLRAGVV; this comes from the coding sequence GTGAAGGGACGCGCCGAGCCGCAGCGCGACCCGCGCGCCACGGTCGACGCCGATCTCGCGAGCGCGCGGCGCACGCTCGCGATCGAGATGCGTGCGCTCGAGGCGCTCGCCGCGCGTCTCGGCGAGGAGTTCTCGCGCGCCGTCGACGTGATGGCCGACTGCCAGGGCAAGGTGGTGGTGAGCGGTCTCGGCAAGTCGGGGCTCATCTGCCGCAAGATCGCCGCGACGCTCGCCTCGACCGGGACGCCGGCGCTCTTCCTGCACGCCGCCGAAGGTCTGCACGGCGACATCGGGATGCTCACCCGCGGCGACGTGCTGCTCGCGGTGTCCTACAGCGGCACGACGGACGTCGTCGCGCTGGTGCCGCCGGCGCGTCGGCTCGGTCTGCCGGTGATCGCGGTGTGCGGTGACCTCTCGTCGCCGCTCGCGCGCGCCGCGGACGTCGTGCTCGACGTGAGCGTCGCGGAGGAAGCGTGCCCGCTCGGGCTCGCGCCCACCGCGAGCACCACCGCGACGCTGGCGCTCGGCGACGCGCTCGCGATCGCGCTCCTCGAGCGGCGGCAGTTCAGCGCCGAGGACTTCGGCTCGCTGCATCCCGGCGGCGCGCTCGGGCGTCGCCTGATGCGCGTCGACGAGCTGATGCACACGGGCGACGAGATGCCGCTCGTTCCCGCCGACGCCGACATGCGCACCGCGCTGCGCGAGATGTCGGCCAAGCGCCTCGGTCTGACGGGCGTGATCGCGCCCGACGGCGCGCTCGTCGGCATCATCACCGACGGCGACCTGCGCCGCGCGATCGAGGCGCACGGCGACCTGCTGCGGTTCTCCGCGGGCGACCTGATGACGCGCAGCCCGAAGACCGTGCCCGCGGGAGCGCTCGCCGAGAGCGCGCTCGCCTTGATGGAGCAGCACTCGATCACGTCGCTGTTCATCGTCGAGGCCGACGGCCGCCCGGCGGGCGTCGTCCACATGCACGACCTGCTGCGCGCTGGCGTCGTCTGA
- a CDS encoding LptA/OstA family protein encodes MTGSERLARTLLVAAVALVFPSAGARAQAAPQTPAPAADEKKSETGFLGDLSLSSRNEPIVVRSNQLEFDYQANKVIYRGEVNVQQGDLAIDCKELVVNLARDEQSDSMELRDVTAVGDVVITQGERKATGGKAIFDQQKRQIVLLENPVLHDGPNEVTGDRLVVYLDEGRSVVESSPQKRVSAILYPNSRSGSALDVDGSKRAEASAGAQGAGR; translated from the coding sequence ATGACCGGGAGCGAGCGGCTCGCGCGCACGCTGCTCGTCGCCGCCGTGGCGCTCGTTTTCCCGAGCGCCGGCGCGCGTGCCCAGGCGGCGCCGCAGACGCCGGCGCCGGCCGCCGACGAGAAGAAGTCCGAGACCGGCTTTCTCGGCGATCTCTCGCTCTCTTCGCGCAACGAGCCGATCGTCGTACGCTCGAATCAGCTCGAGTTCGACTATCAAGCAAACAAGGTGATCTACCGCGGCGAAGTGAACGTGCAGCAGGGAGACCTTGCGATCGACTGCAAGGAGCTCGTGGTGAACCTCGCCCGCGACGAGCAGAGCGACAGCATGGAGCTGCGCGACGTCACCGCGGTGGGCGACGTGGTCATCACCCAGGGCGAGCGCAAGGCGACCGGCGGCAAGGCGATCTTCGATCAGCAGAAGCGGCAGATCGTGCTGCTCGAGAACCCGGTGCTGCACGACGGTCCGAACGAGGTCACGGGCGACCGTCTGGTGGTCTACCTCGACGAAGGACGCAGCGTCGTCGAGTCGAGCCCGCAGAAGCGCGTGTCGGCGATCCTCTACCCGAACAGCAGGAGCGGCAGCGCGCTGGACGTCGACGGCAGCAAGCGCGCCGAGGCGAGCGCGGGTGCGCAGGGGGCCGGACGGTGA
- the kdsB gene encoding 3-deoxy-manno-octulosonate cytidylyltransferase, whose translation MSVVVVIPARYGSTRLPGKALAEINGKPMIVHVLRRAELARGVDRVLVATDDERIAVAVERERGEVVMTSPSHVSGTDRIAEVASNLSADIIVNVQGDLPMLEPGYIEAAVAALEPSAEVAGETTPPTPSMSTLATPLAPGEAERPQVVKVVRDRFGDALYFSRSPIPWGVKPEDGVAGEAPIALRHIGLYAYRRPFLLGLAKLAPTPLERAEKLEQLRVLEHGQSIRVAIVEASPAMIEVDTPEDLERVRALFATRPGREGTGTANLRERHG comes from the coding sequence ATGTCGGTCGTCGTCGTCATACCTGCACGCTATGGCTCGACCCGCCTCCCGGGGAAGGCGCTCGCCGAGATCAACGGCAAGCCGATGATCGTGCACGTGCTGCGTCGCGCGGAGCTCGCGCGCGGCGTCGATCGCGTGCTGGTGGCGACGGACGACGAGCGCATCGCGGTCGCGGTCGAGCGTGAGCGTGGCGAGGTCGTGATGACGAGCCCGAGCCACGTTTCGGGAACCGATCGCATCGCGGAGGTGGCGAGCAATCTCTCCGCCGACATCATCGTCAACGTGCAGGGCGACCTGCCGATGCTCGAGCCGGGCTACATCGAGGCCGCGGTCGCGGCGCTCGAGCCGTCCGCAGAGGTGGCGGGCGAGACGACGCCGCCGACGCCGTCGATGTCGACGCTCGCGACGCCGCTCGCGCCGGGCGAGGCCGAGCGCCCACAGGTGGTCAAGGTGGTTCGTGATCGCTTCGGCGACGCGCTGTACTTCTCGCGCAGCCCGATTCCGTGGGGCGTGAAGCCGGAAGACGGCGTCGCGGGGGAAGCGCCGATCGCGCTGCGCCACATCGGGCTCTACGCCTATCGCAGGCCATTTCTCCTCGGGCTCGCCAAGCTCGCGCCGACGCCGCTCGAGAGGGCGGAGAAGCTCGAGCAGCTCCGCGTGCTCGAGCACGGCCAGTCGATCCGCGTCGCGATCGTGGAAGCGAGCCCGGCGATGATCGAGGTGGACACGCCGGAGGACCTGGAACGGGTACGCGCGCTGTTCGCCACGCGCCCGGGCCGGGAGGGGACGGGGACCGCAAACCTGCGGGAGCGACATGGCTGA